A genome region from Magnolia sinica isolate HGM2019 chromosome 8, MsV1, whole genome shotgun sequence includes the following:
- the LOC131252860 gene encoding laccase-17-like: MGALLFALNALLLFSELAFATHTGGTWHYKFDVKLKSVKRLCNRKNMVTVNGRFPGPKIMAREGDRVVVEVANNVQNNVTIHWHGIRQIQTGWADGPAYITQCPIQTGQRYVYNFTITGQRGTLFWHAHVSWMRATLYGPLIVLPMQNASYPFGQPDEEVPITFGEWWNVNTEAVINQSLQTGAGPNVSDAYTINGKPGPLYNCSAKDTFKLKVKPGKTYLLRLINAALNDELFFSIANHTITVVEVDAIYIKPFNTKTILIAPGQTTNVLLKTKPHYPNAAFFMSARPYLTGLGTFDNTTTAGLLEYEKPNSSFPSTNLPIFKPSLPALNDTPYAANYSQRLRSLANSQFPANVPLTVDKRFFFTIGLGADPCPKNQTCQGPNGTKFSASINNISFVLPTTALLQAHFFGQSNGVYNTSFPNNPPFPFNYTGTPPNNTFVSHGTKVRVLPFNTTVEVVLQDTSILGVESHPLHLHGFNFFVVGQGFGNFDRNKDPAKFNLVDPIERNTVGVPSGGWAVIRFRADNPGVWFMHCHFDVHLSWGLKMAWVVLDGKLPNQKLLPPPSDLPKC, translated from the exons ATGGGTGCTTTGCTATTCGCTTTGAACGCCTTATTACTCTTTTCCGAGCTTGCGTTCGCCACCCATACGGGTGGGACATGGCACTACAAGTTCGAC GTGAAGTTGAAGAGCGTGAAGCGACTGTGCAATAGGAAGAACATGGTGACGGTGAATGGACGGTTTCCGGGGCCTAAGATCATGGCCAGGGAAGGTGATCGGGTCGTTGTTGAGGTGGCCAATAATGTACAGAACAATGTCACCATCCATTG GCACGGGATCCGACAGATACAGACCGGATGGGCAGATGGACCCGCCTACATAACCCAGTGCCCCATCCAAACGGGCCAAAGGTACGTCTACAATTTCACGATCACCGGCCAAAGGGGGACGCTTTTCTGGCACGCGCACGTCTCATGGATGCGGGCCACCCTCTACGGACCGTTAATCGTCCTTCCCATGCAGAATGCCAGTTACCCGTTCGGGCAACCCGACGAGGAAGTCCCGATTACCTTCG GAGAATGGTGGAATGTAAACACTGAGGCTGTGATCAACCAGTCTCTGCAGACCGGTGCTGGACCCAACGTCTCCGATGCATACACGATTAATGGAAAGCCTGGTCCATTGTACAACTGCTCTGCGAAAG ATACATTCAAACTGAAAGTTAAACCCGGGAAAACGTATCTCCTCCGTCTGATCAACGCTGCCCTCAATGACGAGCTCTTCTTCAGCATCGCCAACCACACGATCACCGTCGTAGAAGTCGATGCCATCTACATTAAACCCTTCAACACGAAAACAATCCTCATCGCACCAGGCCAAACCACCAACGTCCTCCTCAAGACCAAGCCACATTACCCAAATGCAGCATTCTTCATGTCAGCCCGACCCTATTTGACAGGCCTCGGCACCTTCGACAACACCACAACCGCCGGATTACTCGAATACGAAAAACCCAATTCATCTTTTCCATCAACAAACCTCCCAATCTTTAAACCATCCCTTCCAGCACTCAACGACACTCCCTACGCCGCCAACTACAGCCAGAGACTACGTAGCCTTGCCAATTCGCAATTCCCAGCCAACGTTCCTCTAACGGTCGACAAGCGCTTCTTCTTCACCATCGGTCTCGGTGCGGATCCATGCCCAAAGAATCAAACCTGCCAAGGACCCAACGGTACGAAATTCTCCGCCTCCATCAATAACATCTCGTTCGTTCTACCGACCACAGCCCTCCTCCAGGCCCACTTCTTCGGGCAATCCAACGGCGTCTACAATACCAGCTTCCCAAATAACCCTCCGTTCCCGTTTAATTACACGGGTACCCCTCCGAATAACACTTTCGTGAGCCATGGTACTAAGGTGAGGGTTCTTCCTTTCAATACGACCGTTGAGGTGGTGCTGCAGGATACAAGCATTCTTGGAGTGGAGAGCCACCCTCTCCATCTCCATGGTTTCAATTTCTTCGTTGTCGGGCAAGGATTCGGGAATTTTGATCGGAACAAGGATCCGGCTAAGTTCAATCTCGTGGACCCGATTGAGAGAAATACCGTCGGAGTACCGTCCGGTGGGTGGGCTGTCATTCGATTCCGAGCGGATAATCCAG GTGTATGGTTCATGCACTGCCATTTCGACGTCCACCTCAGCTGGGGCTTGAAGATGGCGTGGGTCGTCTTGGATGGGAAGCTACCCAATCAGAAGCTGCTACCTCCACCGTCCGATCTTCCCAAATGCTGA
- the LOC131252861 gene encoding laccase-17-like, with protein MGVSHLPSPASIVAFLLALSGLFFLPELAQAKHAGITRHYKFDIRMKNVTRLCNTRNILTVNGQYPGPRIIAREGDRVVVKVVNHVTNNVTLHWHGVRQLRSGWADGPAYVTQCPIQTGQSYVYNFTIVGQRGTLFWHAHLSWLRATLYGPIVILPKRGVPFPFAKPYKSVPIIFGEWFKVDPEAIISQALQTGAGPNVSEAFTINGLPGLLYNCSAKDTFNLSVEAGKTYLLRLINAALNDELFFSIANHTLTIVDVDAIYVKPFETDILLITPGQTTNVLLKTKPHYPNATFLMSARPYSTGRGAIDNTTTVGLLEYQKPNSSQPSNVTSIKNLPLFKPSLPALNDTAFAANYTGRLRSLANVQFPANVPQTVDRQFFFTVGLGSQPCPKNQTCQGPNGTKFSASINNVSYIQPTTALLQAHFFGQSNGVYTTNFPTNPPFPFNYTGTPPNNTMVSNGTKVVVLTFNTSVELVLQDTSILGAESHPLHLHGFNFFVVGQGFGNYNPNKDPSNFNLVDPVERNTVGVPAGGWVALRFLADNPGVWFMHCHLEVHTSWGLKMAWVVLDGKLPNQKLPPPPSDLPQC; from the exons ATGGGTGTCTCTCATCTTCCATCACCAGCTTCCATTGTAGCATTTCTACTTGCATTGAGTGGTTTGTTCTTCTTGCCTGAGCTCGCACAAGCTAAGCATGCAGGCATAACAAGGCACTACAAGTTCGAT ATTCGGATGAAAAATGTGACACGTCTGTGCAACACGAGGAACATCCTGACCGTTAACGGACAGTATCCGGGGCCTAGGATCATCGCCCGGGAAGGCGATCGGGTTGTGGTTAAGGTGGTTAACCATGTTACGAACAATGTCACCCTGCATTG GCATGGAGTTCGACAGCTTAGGAGTGGATGGGCAGATGGGCCCGCGTACGTGACCCAGTGCCCTATTCAGACTGGTCAGTCCTACGTGTACAACTTCACGATCGTGGGCCAACGTGGGACTCTCTTCTGGCACGCGCACCTCTCATGGCTACGTGCGACTCTCTACGGTCCGATCGTGATCCTCCCTAAGCGCGGTGTACCTTTCCCATTCGCCAAGCCGTACAAGTCGGTCCCGATCATATTCG GTGAGTGGTTCAAAGTAGATCCTGAGGCCATTATCTCACAGGCTCTACAGACGGGAGCTGGGCCCAATGTGTCAGAAGCTTTTACCATCAACGGTCTTCCAGGACTCCTTTACAACTGCTCAGCTAAAG ATACATTCAATCTGAGTGTGGAGGCAGGTAAAACGTATCTCCTCCGTCTGATCAACGCTGCACTCAACGATGAACTCTTCTTCAGCATCGCCAACCACACCCTCACCATCGTCGACGTCGATGCCATCTACGTTAAGCCCTTTGAAACTGACATACTCCTCATCACACCAGGCCAAACCACAAACGTCCTCCTCAAGACCAAACCCCATTACCCAAACGCCACTTTCTTAATGTCGGCCCGACCCTACTCTACCGGCCGCGGCGCAATTGATAACACCACCACCGTCGGATTACTCGAATACCAAAAACCCAATTCATCTCAACCATCGAATGTTACCAGCATAAAAAACCTCCCACTCTTCAAGCCATCCCTTCCAGCTCTAAATGACACTGCCTTCGCTGCTAATTACACAGGGAGATTACGTAGCTTGGCCAATGTGCAATTCCCCGCCAACGTCCCTCAGACCGTTGATAGGCAGTTCTTCTTCACGGTCGGCCTTGGAAGTCAGCCATGTCCCAAGAACCAAACCTGCCAAGGACCCAACGGTACTAAGTTCTCTGCCTCCATCAACAACGTCTCCTATATCCAGCCAACCACCGCCCTCCTCCAGGCTCATTTCTTCGGGCAATCCAATGGTGTGTATACCACCAACTTCCCAACTAACCCTCCATTCCCGTTTAATTACACGGGTACCCCTCCCAATAACACGATGGTGAGTAATGGAACTAAGGTGGTGGTGCTTACGTTCAATACAAGCGTCGAGCTGGTGCTGCAGGATACAAGCATTCTCGGGGCGGAGAGCCACCCTCTCCATCTCCATGGTTTTAATTTCTTCGTTGTCGGGCAAGGATTCGGAAACTACAACCCCAACAAGGATCCCTCTAACTTCAATCTTGTCGACCCTGTCGAGAGGAACACCGTCGGAGTTCCGGCGGGTGGTTGGGTTGCCCTTCGCTTCCTAGCCGACAATCCAG GTGTATGGTTCATGCACTGCCACCTGGAAGTTCACACAAGCTGGGGTTTGAAGATGGCGTGGGTTGTCCTGGACGGGAAGCTGCCGAATCAGAAGTTGCCACCTCCACCGTCCGATCTCCCTCAGTGTTGA